The following DNA comes from Tunturibacter psychrotolerans.
CTAAGTTTGAACTGCGTAATTAGTCGGGAGAGATTCTGGTATCCGATGCGTGACTCGACCAGGAGCGGCAAGCGCACGGGCTCGGGTGGATGCTGGTGCGGCAGATAGGGTGGGGGCTGGAGACTTTGGCCCAGGTCGCTTATTGCGATCTCCGCACCGATGTGCGCCTGTACGCCGCATCGTTGTCCCTCCATGTGAAACCGCGCAGAGCCATACAATCCATTGCGATCGAGCAAGGCCATTGCTGGCATCTCCAAACGTGCCGCTTGCTGGATCAAGGACTCCGGCATCGATGAGCCTTCAAGGAAGCTAAATGCGGACCTGGCATGCAACTCCACATAGTCAGTCATACGTCCCCTGTACATACCAGCAGCGAGAACGCGGATCGAAGGCGATGCGGCAAAGCCGTTCGGCACCACCGTTCTCCAGTCGGACATCCCACTCTTCACGGCACCAGTGGGCCTCGGACCACCACTGTCCGCTTACCCGGACGGGACCGGCCGCCTGCCGGACAACATATCCCTCTCCTCCCCAGAAGACCCGCACTGGGGCATGGTTCGCGAGCGTAACGCCGACCATTTGCGGTGGACGGAAGACGCGCAGAGCGATAGCCGTTGAGGATGATGTTCTTTCACTCTGATGTGATGGCGGCGGCTCAAAAGGCACCATACGAAAAGCGTTTGGTCGATGATCGTCAGTCAACTCAGGCGAACCGACACGTCCGTCGCCCAGCAGCTTCCGCAGTCGAGCGAGCATCACTTCGAGCCGCCCTGGCTCTGGCGCTTGTGGGAGAAAGAGTCCATGCTGCGCTCGATACGGCGTGGCAGACTGCGCGTGCAACTCCAAACCCACAATCGCCGCGCTGGGAGGATGCGTCTCCAGATCGATTTGAATGAGCTTCAGCAATGTTAACGTATCCTGCAACGGCAACGCGGGACGAACAGTGCGCTCATGCTGTGCCTTGGTATCTAGATGAAGTACGACGCGGAGTGCTGCAATAGCCCGCGCTTTACTACGAACCCGCTCCAATAGTGTCGTCGTCATGCAGGAGAGCAGGAAAAGCAGACGTTCCAATTCCTCTACCGGAAAGTCCAATTCCATGCGTTCCACCAGACTGACCTCGAAGCTCGGTTCCATCGGGAACATCAGGTGGGGCCATGTGCCACACGCAAGAGAATGGAGCTTCTTTCCAGCTTGTCCGAAACGCGCAATCAGGTCTGTCTCAGACAGCGCCGCAAGTTCCGCACAGGTGCGAATACCCCAGACAGCAAAGGTCGCTTCATCCTCCGGTGTAAGGCGGAGCGCCGCGAGCGGGAGTTGCCCGATGGCATGCGCCTCACAACCGGGCAGCACAACTGAAACTCCGGCCCTGCTACATGCAAGAGACACTGCCGCGTGGAAATTTTCAGCAACGGCGATATTGACAAGAAATCCTGCCGCCATGACGCTCCGTCGCAATTTGTTTGCGAGTTGTTCGGCATCGCCGTACAGGCGATCCATCCCACGAATGTCCAATGCATATGTACCGGGCCTCTCTTCCACCGACTCGATGCGAGGTGAGAACATGCATGCGACGTGGTGAAGAGACGTATAGGCCATATGCTCATGCTCAATGACACGATGGAGCGCGACGACTTCGGGGAATACTTCGACCTGCAGCCGAGTCATGCCGATCTCGACGCCTAACGAGCGTGCCGTCTTGCTTGCTGCCAAGACCATCTCCGCCGGTGGCTCTCCATCGAGCACCACGAACGGTCTCTTACGCAGCTCCGGGCGCTGATGCGCTGCGGTCTGTGCGAAGAAGTTTGGTGGATGGAGAACGGCATACATCATCGCACCCTTGACCAAAGTGTTTCTGCAGGCCAACTCACACGTTGAGCAGGCTTCCTCTGCATGAAAGGAGTGCTTTCATTGCGGTTGCGCTCACGTGCCAGCTGGTACTGTCGTCGCTCAAACAGCGGCGTTTCGCCATTGCTGCTGAATGGCGTCGTCTCCGCTAGCTCGCAACGGAGCGCCAACGACGCGCAGCTGCTAGTGCAGTGCGACTGCGTGAGAAAGATCAATGAGGTGCGTGCCTGCTCTGCAGCCAGCCGAAAGCGATACCAGGTCGCTAACGGAATGCGTCTTGCATGTTCAGGCAGCACATCGCTCATATCCAGGACGATGGCTCCGAAGCCTCCCGTTTGCAGTAATAGATCAGTCGCTTTCAAGGCTTGCTCCAACCGCGACCAGGGCTTGTCTGCTACTTTCTTTCCACGCTCGGCATACATACGGAGCCAGAGCAAACGCCTCAGCTCCACGCCCGTCGCAGCGGCAGCTTCCGGGGAGAGCGCATCACTCACATCCACCCACGCACAGGCGTTGCCGAGTTGCGTGATGGAAGCAATAGTCGACAGAGCAAAGGAAGTCTTCCCGGTCGAGGCTACTCCGCTGACCTCAGTGATGCACCCACGCGGAATACCGCCGCCCAGGATCTCGTCTACTGCAGTGATACCGGTGGCGAACACCTCCGGAGCATGTTTGATCTTGAGCGTCAGCGCAGCGGGCACACGCTGAGCCAGCTTGGTTTCGATCTGAAAACGGATTGCATGGGCGGCGGCCATAGGATGTTCGCCTTATATTCGCCCAACCCGTCTCATCGCGCCAGTCAGTATTTGCCTTGTAAGTTGTGCACTTCGTTGTAAGTATATGGAACATAAGGAGAAAATAAATGTGATTCTTCCCCGCCGGCGAGATGAAGCACGGCCCCAACGCCCTCATCGACGAATCCCTCCCAGTAGTCTGCATCGCCACCAAGGACCCCAACGATCCCTCCAGCGTCCTCAAGTACGAAAAAACCCTCAGCGACATTCAAGAGGTCACCGCCCGCTCTGGCCGCGTCATCGCCATCGCCATCGAAGGCGACACCGAGATCAGCCAGCTCGTCGAGCAGACCATCTACATCCCCCAGGCCCCCGAACTACTCCTACCCATCCTAGAAGTAGTCCCCCTCCAACTCCTCGCCTACCACATCGCCGTCCGCCGAGGCTGTGACGTAGACCAACCCAGAAACCTGGCGAAATCAGTCACGGTCGAGTAAATTGATTTGCGATGCCATTAGTCCGAGGAAGGTTCCTTCCTGAACGCGAAAAATCAAGGCTAGTCAAACGATCCTTCGACGTGCTCGTTTGGTTAAATCAAATTACGGCTAATGATTTAGCCTTTTTAGATTTATTGGAGCACCTCCGAATTTACCTAACCGTTCGTCACAGTGGCATATGTGAAGTCCGCCTTTTAGTTCCATCCAACTTCGCGAAAACCCTAGAAATATTATCCAGCGCAAATATATCTTTCACGATAATAGATCCTCTAACTGCGAATTCCGCCCATCTTGGAGTTCCAAGTATCAATGACCATCACGAAGCCTCAGAGCTAGCGACACTCGCACACGGCAATCGAGTCGACTGCGTCGTTGTTCCCGCAGAGTCGCCTCTTTTGGCGTTTACCCCCGCCTTTGTAAACGATCTCCAAGTATTAATTAGCGACACTTCATTCTTGCTGCGACTTTCTGAGTTTTTCGTTAGAGGATTTGACATCCCATGGACATATACCAGGATGATTTGGGACGGCACTTGGAGCACAATGTATCAGCTAGCCGAACCGTCCACATTCGCAGCACCAATGGCATTTTTGAATCTAATGCGAGCGAAGAAAGTTTCTGTAAATGTAGGAGAAACTGCTAGATCATTCATACACAATCGACTGCCCCAACTTTGTTTTGCAAGGGATCGGTTAATTTGGTTAGAAATGCAACGAGCGGCCTCGACTCGCGACGGTTTCAGTAATCAAAAATATGCTTTCGAAATTTCGTATCAATTGAACTTCTATTACATCAATCTGTTCGGATCATTTGATCATCTGGCTCTGCTCGTAAATGGAATATTCTCCCTCGGCTTGAAGGAAAAGCAAGTCGGTGCAACATATGCGGTCTTCCTTGAGAAACTCGCTCAAGTGTCACCGCAAATGAACACTATCTTTACTAAGCCTTCAGCCCTCGATTTGATTACAAGGCTTGCCCAATTGCGAAATTTATCCGCGCACCGGGGCTCAGTATCTCCTTCTAAAGTAGTTCAAAAATCCGACAGAGAACCTACTCTCGATGAATTGGACGCTTATATTAGGGATGCCGGACAGGGGTGGATGTTTGAGGAATTGAGGGATCCAGGTATTCAACAATTGATTAGCTTAGCGAGACAGAACGCAAGGATTGCAATTCTCGAAAGAAATACTTTATTCGACGACGTCGTCATGATTGAAATCAAGGGAAAATCCTTTTGGATAAATCCGATCCTCGACACTTCTTGGAATTTTCGGCAAGTACTTGACTTTACAACGGACGTGATTAAAGCGTGTTCTCTTTATTTAGAAGCACAGCTTACACACGAAAATGGAGTGTGATCATTGATGGAACCGGAAGCAGCGCCAGAAACTTCCAGCATCGATAAGCTTGCTAAGACTTTCGAACCTTTGTCGAAGGCATTGGGATTACTTCTGATCGCCGCATACGCTACGGGATATTTGACTGTTTCCCTGTACTACTCGTCATTGGGTATGGGTTTGACCAATGTGCTTAAGCCAGAAATTCTATCTGCTGGTTTCATATTCTTACTCTTCACAGTCTCTCCGATGTGGGGAAGCTATTATTCGTTCAAGCTCGAAGAACTTCGAGATACCGCTGAGAGTTCGAGCTACTACACGACCATTCTCAAAGGGGCGAGCCAGCTTTTTACGTTTTCTGTCCTTCTAGCTATTCCGGCTTCAGCGATATTTGTTCTCAGTTCATTCAACCCGCCGAAATGGAATACAGCGGTCTATTGTCTTGTCTACGCGCTCGATGCCGCAGTCTGGACGACGCTAAGCGTGTCACGGAAGGTGCAGGAGTTGACACGGCGCGCTCCATGGACATTATGGGCTGTAAGCGCAGCCATTCTCTTGAGTTGGTTTTTCCTGTCAATCAATCCTGGCAACGGCTTTACCCGGCGGCGACTTTCACTTTGGTTCTTCGCATGCGGCTTTTTCCCCATGCTCGCGCTAACACCAAATCTTCGCAAAGATTCGTCTCGCTTACACTGGCCATATCAGGCATTTCAGATTCTTTGTTTCCTCGCGATATTCCCTACGAGGGTATTCCCCTATATCGCGAGCCAGTGGGGCGGAGGTCAACCCGTGAGCGCCCTGCTGACCCTCTCAAAAGACTCGGTTGTTCTTCCACAAAGATCCATCCGGGTAGGGATAATAGCGCAGGACGACGCAGGAATTTATGTATTAGCCGATGGGGGCCATAAAGCTGTCTTTGTGCCACGCTCGAGTGTAGGCGCAATAGTCTTCTCAAAAGATTCTAGAGATTTGCTAAAGTGATGGGCGTGTGGCCCACATCTACACTCGGGTGCCCCATATCTCGATTCTGAGATGTGGGCATTCGTGTCAAAGCACGAATCGCATCTAACCCACCATCTTGCACTCCCAAAGGTGGGTCCCCATGCTAGAAGCCGTTCTCTCCGACATCGACGGAACCCTCGTCGAAAGCAACTGGCTCCACGCCGCCGCATGGAGAGACGCCTTCGCCGTCATCGACATCCCCCTCGACATCGAAACCCTCCGCAAACAGATCGGCAAAGGCGGCGACCAGCTCATCCCCGTCTTCGTCCCCTGGTGGAAACGCCCCATGGTCGAGGAGCCCCTCAAAACCTACCGCAGCTTCCTCTTCCATCAGGACTACTTCCACCAGGTCACACCCTTCCCCCGCGTCCGCGACCTCTTCCTCCGCTTCAAACAATCCGGAATCCGCACCGCCCTCGCCTCCTCCACCAACAAAGCCGACCTCGACACCTACATGAAGATCGCCAACATCGCCGACCTCATCGACGAGACCACCTCAGCCGACGACGCCGCCCGCTCCAAGCCCCACCCCGACATCTTCTCCGCCTCCCTCCAAAAGCTCCACGCCAAACCAACCAGCGTCCTCGCCCTCGGCGACACCCCCTACGACGCCGAGTCCGCCGGCAAGGCAGGCATCCGCACCATCGGCGTCACCACCGGCGGCTGGTCCCGCCAGGAACTCCTCGACGCCGGCTGCATCGAGGTCTACAAAGACGTAGCCGAACTCCTCGACCGCTTCGACCAAAGCGCCCTCACCCACTGCGGCCCGGTGGCCCATACATAAGACAAACCCCAAACCGCGCGGATGCCCATTCACGCAGTGTCCGAAGCTTCCCGATATTCTCTCAAGCCGACAAGTTTGGAGAATTTTCCCTCGAAGGCAATATGACGAAAAGCGTCAGCCTCTCTGGAGAGAGGGCTCGGCGAAAGAAAAGCTCATTTTGTGGGGATTTTTGCGAGTCTCTGCCACACTTATGCGCTACTCCGAGAACGGGCAGACAAAATGGCGGAAGAGGAGGGATTCGAACCCCCGATACCCTTTCAGGTACGCCAGTTTTCAAGACTGGAGCCATCAACCACTCGGCCACTCTTCCTGTTTGAAGTTTATTACGCAGCAGGTGAATGCGCAAAAGATATCATCCTCGCCGCGTCCTCGAAGCTACGGTCAACAAGGATGTCTTCTTCTGCCATCCATGGAATCTATACTCTTAAATAGCCTAGCGCACGCGTTGCAAAAAAGAATAATA
Coding sequences within:
- a CDS encoding DNA polymerase Y family protein codes for the protein MMYAVLHPPNFFAQTAAHQRPELRKRPFVVLDGEPPAEMVLAASKTARSLGVEIGMTRLQVEVFPEVVALHRVIEHEHMAYTSLHHVACMFSPRIESVEERPGTYALDIRGMDRLYGDAEQLANKLRRSVMAAGFLVNIAVAENFHAAVSLACSRAGVSVVLPGCEAHAIGQLPLAALRLTPEDEATFAVWGIRTCAELAALSETDLIARFGQAGKKLHSLACGTWPHLMFPMEPSFEVSLVERMELDFPVEELERLLFLLSCMTTTLLERVRSKARAIAALRVVLHLDTKAQHERTVRPALPLQDTLTLLKLIQIDLETHPPSAAIVGLELHAQSATPYRAQHGLFLPQAPEPGRLEVMLARLRKLLGDGRVGSPELTDDHRPNAFRMVPFEPPPSHQSERTSSSTAIALRVFRPPQMVGVTLANHAPVRVFWGGEGYVVRQAAGPVRVSGQWWSEAHWCREEWDVRLENGGAERLCRIAFDPRSRCWYVQGTYD
- a CDS encoding ATPase domain-containing protein — translated: MAAAHAIRFQIETKLAQRVPAALTLKIKHAPEVFATGITAVDEILGGGIPRGCITEVSGVASTGKTSFALSTIASITQLGNACAWVDVSDALSPEAAAATGVELRRLLWLRMYAERGKKVADKPWSRLEQALKATDLLLQTGGFGAIVLDMSDVLPEHARRIPLATWYRFRLAAEQARTSLIFLTQSHCTSSCASLALRCELAETTPFSSNGETPLFERRQYQLARERNRNESTPFMQRKPAQRVSWPAETLWSRVR
- a CDS encoding HAD family hydrolase: MLEAVLSDIDGTLVESNWLHAAAWRDAFAVIDIPLDIETLRKQIGKGGDQLIPVFVPWWKRPMVEEPLKTYRSFLFHQDYFHQVTPFPRVRDLFLRFKQSGIRTALASSTNKADLDTYMKIANIADLIDETTSADDAARSKPHPDIFSASLQKLHAKPTSVLALGDTPYDAESAGKAGIRTIGVTTGGWSRQELLDAGCIEVYKDVAELLDRFDQSALTHCGPVAHT
- a CDS encoding Cthe_2314 family HEPN domain-containing protein; translated protein: MLVWLNQITANDLAFLDLLEHLRIYLTVRHSGICEVRLLVPSNFAKTLEILSSANISFTIIDPLTANSAHLGVPSINDHHEASELATLAHGNRVDCVVVPAESPLLAFTPAFVNDLQVLISDTSFLLRLSEFFVRGFDIPWTYTRMIWDGTWSTMYQLAEPSTFAAPMAFLNLMRAKKVSVNVGETARSFIHNRLPQLCFARDRLIWLEMQRAASTRDGFSNQKYAFEISYQLNFYYINLFGSFDHLALLVNGIFSLGLKEKQVGATYAVFLEKLAQVSPQMNTIFTKPSALDLITRLAQLRNLSAHRGSVSPSKVVQKSDREPTLDELDAYIRDAGQGWMFEELRDPGIQQLISLARQNARIAILERNTLFDDVVMIEIKGKSFWINPILDTSWNFRQVLDFTTDVIKACSLYLEAQLTHENGV